The segment atttggaaaggcacacacctgtctatataaggtcccatagttgacattgcatgtcagagcaaaaatcaattCATGCGGTCGAAGGAAGTaaccgtagagctcagagacaggattgtgtcgatggcACAGATCAGGCCACgggtagcaaaacatttctgcagcattgacggtccccaagaacagtcctccatcattcttagatagaagaagtttggaaccaccaagactcttcctagagctggctgcctggccaaactgcgCAATCACGGGagaggggccttggtcagggaggtgaccaagaacctgatggtcactccgacagagctctagagttcctctgtggagatgggagaaccttccagaaggacaaccatctgtgcagcactctaccaatcaggcctttatggtagagtggccagacggaagccacctctcagtaaaaggcacatgactgctcacttggagtttgccacaaatgacctaaaggactctcagatcattagtaacaagattctctggtctgatgaaaccaagattgaactctttggcctgaatgccaagtgtcacatttggaggaaacttggcaccatccctatggtgaagcatggtggtggcagcatcatgctgtgggtatgtttttcagggactgggagactagtcaggatcgaggcaacgTATAGAGAAATAATTTTTTGAAAACCTGCGCCAGAGcgctcatgacctcagactggggtgaaggtttaccttccaacaggacaacaacccgtAGAACATAGCCAAGaccacgcaggagtggctttgggacaagtctctgaatttccttgaatggcccagtcaaagcctggacttgaaccagatcaaacatctctggagagacctgaaaatagctgtgcagcgatgctccccatccaacctgacggtgcttgagaggatctgcagaggagaatggggGAAAATCTCCCCAAATACCAGTGCGTCATACACATTAAGATtcaatgctgtaattgctgccaaatgtgcttcaacattgtaccgagtaaagggtctgagaaAGTTGGTAAATTTGATATTGTTTTTTTATGAAATTGGCAAttcctaaaaacatgtttttgctttgactTTATTGGGTGTAGATTCATTTAAtaaatcaaaaatacattttagaataaggctgtaacctaacaaaatgtggaaaaagtctaggggttctgaatacttggatatttacaaaaaatatatatgggtGATTGGAAATTATTTGACATTAATGGAAGCCACAatatatctgcaatattaaagcggATCTGACTtccaacagtaagttgagaccccgactgagttacttaaaaaataaataaaaaagattcTTCAAGGGGGGGGGTTGCGCCACCATTTGCCCATTTAGGTCATCCTTGGTCAGTCTACTTGTGTTAGTGCTAGACTAGAGCCCTTCTATGAAAAACCCATGCAGGTTTGAACTGTTTTCTGTTTCCCAGGTGCGTTTGAGGACACATCGTTTGCCTCTTTAGCCTCTCTGGTGAGCGAGAACACTCTAAAGGGTGTGAAGGAGATGGGCTTTGACCACATGACTGAGATCCAACACAAAAGCATCCGCCCCCTACTGGAGGGAAGGTAAGCCTACATTTGACATTCTAGCCAGAATTAGCCAGAATTAGCCAGAATTTCCACCTGTTAATTGTCCTCTATAAGGCTGACTGAAACAGAGCTCTGTAAAATCCTTCTAGGACTCTGGGTGTGGCTGTCATCACATATTGTCAGCCCATAATTGTAATGCAAATAACTGCCGTTCTCATAGTAATTGACCGTTTAATTAACATGAACATGTATAGCATCTCTGGGCTTCCAGGCATACAAGCTGCTGATTTGATGTGCGCATTTGGAACAtctaaaagtctaataaatccatttaatatagcctacaccttcacaataacatCCATTATTTCATTGTGATAGGCCTATAAACGTGAGAATGTCTTAGAAATTAAAACATGGGCTGAATGATTCGACACTCTGCGCTTCCCGCGGGAGGTAGAGACAATTGCATTGCTGCTCTGCTGGTGTGGCAAATCAATGAGAGGTGGAATTAAAAAGAAAATGAGAAGGGCTACAACGATCAAAAGCCAACAATGTAGGCTGCTGTTTAGGCTGTAATCTGACTGGAGTTGTTTGTAGGtgaacatgaactcactcattgACACGCATCCATTCATGCTAAACGCATCACAACTGTTGCTACCAGACTCTTGTACACTTGGCCCCATCCCACCCTTCCACAATACACGTGTTAATATTGGAcaataaattgtgccttcctgtattatactccagctaaaatgtttattataaactgggtggtttgggCCCTACCAGGGGTAGGACAAAAATGTAGTTTTAGTGCTCTAATcactttggtaaccagtttataacagcaataaggctcctcgggggtttgtgatatatggccaatataccacggctaagtcTAGGCACTCCACATTAAGTTGTACAAAAGAACATCccgtagctgtggtatattggccatataccacacctcttcaggccttattgcttaattctaTTGTACTGCCATTTACTGTGTTTGTATTATCATTTCTAATTGTTAGATTGTCGAAGGAATCTGCAAGTAAGCGTTTCGTTGGACGATCTATACCATGCGTATCCTGTACGTACCattaataaaacttgaaactaaTATTAGGACGGTGAGAAACGCACTTAGCCTCAATTAGCTATCTTCGTTCGGTTTGATGGCGTCAAGACAGGTAATATGTAAACGGATGGGATGATAAATGACTAGCAAGAAGTTAAGTCGTTGCGGTCTCTCCCTCCTTGCCTGTTCTGAGCCTCCTGTGTCttacctacacattcacacacacacatgacctcCGTTCCCTAGTAGCCTACAGCTGCTcgctctatgcctctctctccctttgtccatAGCTCCAGTTTAATAAAGTAGCAAAACAATTGGCTTTTCTGTTGCTTCTGTCACCCGGAACAGACCGGGTCCATAAGGGGACAGGTTTAGTTGTCCTTTAGGTTATTTCGGTCTAGATTTTAAATATATGCATATTGGGTCCGGTGCTTTCCCGTGAACATTTTGAAACGGGGCCTCTAACTCCCATTACCATCTGTCTTCATTCATGTTATTCCAATTCAATCGTGAAGTTAGAGAGCGATTAGAGGGACAACGGAGCACTGAAAATCAAGCCATTAGCGAGGGCCATttgcaagtttggtaggctacccATCAATGCTATTTATTTGCGCAGTTTTGGATGGGATTACTTTGACCAACAGAATGACTgctggtgtggtgataatatggtcacTGCGACAGCACTATCCAGGACTACCAAATGTTGCCAAATGGCATCCTAGAATCAGCCCTACGGGACTGCTAAACTGAGTAATGTTGTTTTTGGCATGATCGATGACGTCCTTTGCTCTTCTGAATTTttctagagatatcctggctGCTGCTAAGACCGGCAGTGGTAAAACCCTGGCCTTCCTCATCCCCTCCATCGAGCTCATCTACAAACTCAAGTTCATGCCCAGGAACGGTAAGATTAGTGAAGATATATAAATATGTTACCACAGTCTTTTTAGCACTGCTAACATCAAAGGCATAGGGTCTAGACCTCGCCTAAGTCTCAACCCTGCTTCCCCACTGTCCCCAGGCACGGGCGTGGTGATCCTGTCCCCAACGCGCGAGTTGGCCATGCAGACGTATGGCGTGATGAAAGAGCTGATGACCCACCACGTGCACACCTTTGGCCTGATCATGGGCGGCAGCAACCGCACGGCCGAGGCCCAAAGGCTGGCCAACGGTGTCAACATCCTGGTGGCCACACCCGGCAGGCTGCTGGACCACCTgcaggtaatgatgatgatgatgataagaaCAGTACATTTAGTAAAAATCCTTTTCATAAATTTCTGTCAGTGGGGACTAGGGTAATTTTGACAAAGGATTGGATTGTATAACATTTCGGTGTAGGTTACTTATTTTACAGAAGGAATTTTGCATTTAGTCCTGGCTCTCTTCATTTGTTTCTCCCCACAACCTTGCTCTCTGTAGAATACCGCTGGCTTCATGTATAAGAACCTCCAGTGTCTGATCATTGACGAAGCCGACCGTATCCTGGAGGTCGGCTTCGAGGAGGAACTGAAGCAGATCATCAAACTCCTACCAAGTATGTACCCGCATCATGGCCATAACCAACCTTACATATACTGTACCATGGAGTTTGGTGTTGCTATTTGTCTTGTGTGTATGTCTAACTCCCAATGTCTAACATCATGCATTGATCCTCAGAGCGGAGGCAGACCATGCTGTTCTCTGCCACGCAGACCCGTAAGGTGGAGGACCTGGCCCGTATCTCCCTGAAGAAGGAGCCCCTCTACGTGGGCGTGGACGACAACAAGGACAACGCCACCGTGGATGGCCTTGAACAGGTAAACAAAACGGCTCACTGCTGCAGAGTGTGACTATAAGTTATGTGCATTGCCTTCAGTTGCCCCAAAACATTAACTGAAAGTAGCAAAGCTTTAATGTTTATTTGTTAGTGGTCTTGACAGTTGGTTTTGGAGTGCCAAAAATTCAAACGTGCAGGCCGTTCAGCGTGGTTTGGCCTGTAGTGGCTCTGTCCTTTCCTCTACTGTCTGCTAGATAGAAGTGGGGTGGTTTTGAGACCCTGCCAGGTCTCCACCACGGCAAGTTTACAGTTAAACCTCACACATCAATTACAATATGCACTTGACAGGTTTGTGGTTCTCTGCTTTTCTCTGGTGCATCGGGGGTGGCCTGATATGTAAACTTTGTCTTGGTTGCCAGGGCTATGTGGTGTGTCCGTCTGAGAAGCGCTTCATGCTACTCTTCACCTTCTTGAAGAAGAACCGTAAGAAGAAGCTGATGGTGTTCTTCTCCTCCTGCATGTCGGTCAAGTTCCACTACGAGCTGCTCAACTACATCGACCTGCCCGTCATGGCCATCCACGTGAGTTGTCACCTTTCAGTCTAGCAGAACGAAAAATGGGTTTCTCTAGGAAAGGTTCAGATGGTACCTCCCCGTTTCTGACCGTTCGTATGTTTTAGTGTTTGCTGAAACTGACCTGACTCACTTTATTAGCTTGTTTCGGGAAGTTATTTGGAGCCCTTTTGAGTCAAAAAAAGACACTCAACCCATATGCATCACTGGTGATTAATTACGCCTGCTCTAAAATATGATTAATCTCAGTGTCTCTAGTAACAACAATGTAGTTCCAAGGCAAGCAACAGATTGCAGGCTACACTCTGTGTCAGTAGTCTTCGGATGATTATCTGGCTCAATTTGAGCTCTGCTACATTGATCCCCAGTCTGACCCCACAAGGCATTCTCTCTCTCATGGGTCTGCTGTGGAGACAACTGGTACATCCACACTTGGATCTTAAGGCCTTGTACCACGATAACACATCTTATGATATGACCAAAACTTGCGCAATAGGATTTAACACGAACATGTACTGTCAAATTCTGTGCGGTTCAGCAATGGCATCTTATCCTATGTGGGCAAATGCTGTCTGGCTGACATCTAATCAACTGTTTTTCTTTTATCTCTCAGGGGAAGCAAAAGCAGACGAAGCGTACCACCACCTTCTTCCAGTTCTGTAACGCTGACTCTGGCATCCTGTTGTGTACCGACGTGGCGGCCAGAGGCCTGGACATCCCCGAGGTGGACTGGATCGTACAGTATGACCCCCCAGATGACCCCAAGGTACCTAGTACCTAAGTTTGAGAGACACTTATTATGTATCTTTGACACTATTGAGTAATAACCCTTAGTCTATAAGCATCTCCAGCCAATACCTCAGTGAAGCATTAACATCTGTTTCCCTCGTTCTTATTTCTTTCTTATCCTAGGAATACATCCACAGGGTCGGCAGAACAGCTCGCGGGATCAACGGCATAGGCCACGCCCTCCTGATCCTACGGCCAGAGGAGTTGGGCTTCCTGCGCTTCCTCAAACAGGCCAAGGTAAGACCCTAACCCAACCATCTCTGACCTTACCTCAACCCAGCTCTTAACAGTAAAACAAGAAAAAAATGCAACTGAAAGATGGCTAATCAGCAGTGatgaattatatttttttaaaggaaatGTTACGTTTTGTTTCCCTCCTGCCTCAGGTTCCTTTGAGTGAGTTTGAATTCTCTTGGGCGAAGATCTCCGATATCCAGGGTCAGGTAAGACATGCATCCACATTTGATTTCTGCATGTGAACCAGGGCTAAGTGACGTAACGTCTGTGATATAGTGGACTACAGCGGCTAATTAATTGATATGGTGAAATGATAAACGTCCTCCTGTGAACAGGAGTTAGCTTCTGTGACTTTAGCGCAATTATCTGACACGCCTTAAAATCCCAATGACAAATTCACACAAAGGTCTTCACATTTTGTTCTTTGAAGCTGGGGAAATTGATTGAGAAGAACTACTACCTGCACAAGTCAGCCCAGGAGGCCTACAAGTCCTACGTGCGGGCGTACGACTCTCATTCGCTCAAAGCGATCTACAGCGTCAACACGCTCAACCTCCCCATGGTGGCGCTCTCCTTCGGCTTCAAAGTGCCCCCCTACGTCGACCTCAGTATCCTTTTTCTACGGCAACGACCTAGGCGTACTTTCACCAATGTCGTTCAAAGTGTTACATCACCTTATCTATTCGTGGTCATGACTTTTGTAAACTTATTAAATCTATTTATGATTAAAATAATGATGCATAGTAATTATAGTGTACTTTTTTATCATTACCTAATTGGTCAGTTCAGTACGGTGTTTCCTTTAACCCAGCACTCCGCTCCAGACGTCCACAGCAAAGGAGGACTGAAGATGACGAAGAGGGGTGGGGGCGGCGGCTTCGGCTACCAGAAGGGCAAGGGCGCTCACAAAGCCAAGATCTTCAAGCACGTCAACAAAGGCAAGGGGGACAAGAGGCAATTCTCTCGCTAGCCTGTGGTCCTTGGGGAACATTACAAAATGGCTTCCTGACCTGGACTCACTCTCTGTCCAGACACCGATCTATTAGCCTGTTACTGGGCATCGTGTCTCGCTCCCTATTTGTGTGTGAAAGACCAGTCTGTTGGGTcgccactagttaccacagccacaaagtcattaACCTCGCTTATTTATTttcttaaaatcagattttaaatctaaccttaaccacactgctaacctttaAATTAAGACTAAGCAAATGTTTGTATTCATTCATTTTTACAacatagccaattttgactttgttgCTGTGGTAACTAGTCTCTTGTAAGGGGGCTCAATTGTTTTGCTCCAATGTCTCAGCCTGTCTTTCTCTGAACAGGTATTTTGTAGTGACAGGACTCGTGGGCTCATAGCGTTCTGAGGACAGCCCTTGCATTCCTTTCCTCACAGCAGATGTGGATTTTTACTGTAGATTCTCTTTGATATGAGTATGCAGCACTGTACATTGATTTGCATTGTTTTCCTCCTCTACtggccatttaaaaaaataaaaaatatacaccCACACTGTTGGCAAACTCTTCCCATTTGTATACCTTTTAAAAAGTATTATTTTTAAAGTATATTTATGGAGCCCTTTACGTTAAAGGCACAAAATGTATCAACACAGGACTAAGTATTAGTGCACTTGTGACCTTTTAATAATTATAGGTAGGGTATTGCAACCAATTTCCATAACAAAGGTAATGGCACACTGTTTTCTGAATTTGAGTAACATCACAGCATTGAAGAGCTGGTCCTGCCCGCTGAGCATATGGTTGTAGTGACAGGGGAGTTCCACGTGGGGGCGGTGTATTCAAGCACTGGTGtgatgtacaggtaactgccaaaataataaACGCttcagtaaatgagggatacaaagtattgAAAGCAGGTTTTTCTActggtgtggttcctgagttaagtaagcatttaacatcccatcatgcttagggtcatgtacaAAAGAAACAATAAGAATGGTTGCAGAGGAACTCAGAAGTCGCGTTCATCAACCGATGGTTGCGTGCCACATCGACTGCTGTCGGGCACCAGGTTGCTATAACGTGGTAAGCTGATACATAAATGACCTATCCATATTGATCGAAAGTTATGACATGTGTCGGCAATGTCTGAGCAGAGGAGCGCGATGGTTGTGACTTATGCCTTCGCCCCTAACTGGTTCCTGTTTCATTTGTCTGACTTTTCTCATTGAGGTCACACTCCCATCTCCCTCTACAGTTGCTCTTGTCACATGACGGCTCACCTTCATCAATGCCATAAACTTGTCATAAACCATCAAATCACTCATGTTTGATGCAACAGTGTTACGTCCATGATACAGTGAGCCTGTGGCATACATGTTTTACATTATACCTACAACATATGGACTTGCAAGTCAAACTGAGTTTCCATTGACACGAGTAGTTGCTGGGAGAACCTTTTTGTTTTTAGGTAACACTATGTTGCTGTGAGTGAACCTTACTATTTACAGTGTCCAATAGGGAGTGCTTATTTAGACTATGCTATGTATAAAGCCTTTAAAAATTGTAATTTTCTTTAAAGTGGGACCAATAAGGACATGGCGCaataggcctactactgttgggTGCTACTGGTCTGTGCAGTTAAGATTCCAGTACCATGAGTAAAGCTGTTAGGCAGGAAGCATCCTTTTCTGATGGTGCACACACTCCCTCATGCAGCTGCCAGCCAAATCATGAGATGCAAGTTCAGCCTGTCACTATCTGGCATACAAGGCTTACCAGAAAAGTTTCCACTCTGCGTACAATCTCAAATGGACACAGTTTAGGCATCTGTTTTGATTTGTTTTCCTAAGTGTCGTGTCTTTGCCAGGGTGAAAGAATTACGACATGTATGGACCAACTATCTTCAGCCATTATGACGCAACTCACACCCACTCAAAAGATTGAAGAACATCGTGTAATATGAACGCTTGAAAAAATAAAAGTTCCTCGTCCTTTTGTGACAGTTTTGTTCCCAGTCCTCTTTTTTGTGACAGGTGGCACATCTGCATGTTGCTGCACCAGTTCTGCAGAGGCAGCCAATGGAGAACAACCACACTGTCACTGTTACGGAGGCACAGCCAAGCAGCTCCATTAGCTTTACCCATCTGTTCCAGTCAGTTGTCCCCAGATTGAGCAATACAACTTTATGAGTTGCGTCAGAAGGAATGTATTCACTCCACAGATTTTAGAGCGGTTCCCATGTCAATATGGGAGGCACAATGAGTTGAAATCCCTGGCAGCCGCCATCTAAACAAAGCAGTAGACACTTTAAACAACGGCTTGCATTGCATGTCACACTCTCCTGACGTGGCCTTTGACACTgaccacacatttgtttacagCTTGAGACAACTTGTCCTTAACGTGATTTAGGATAGTGTTAAGGACCCTATCAGGTAGGTCAGTGGGACAGTCTCATAATGAGATTCTGTTCATATCAAATCGTTGACCTGAAGTATCTCTTGG is part of the Oncorhynchus gorbuscha isolate QuinsamMale2020 ecotype Even-year linkage group LG09, OgorEven_v1.0, whole genome shotgun sequence genome and harbors:
- the LOC124043771 gene encoding ATP-dependent RNA helicase DDX18-like, with product MAALQMRLLRQKIQKRSEKNKERKLLNKQKQEEDNDDPNRLPEERCDETSHGATAISKPQNAKPRKKKQIQKNVSAEVNTEEKSVKMKRKLKTAESPGVKKAKKDEADDEEDMEEERGLTVTEEDADQGTDKPTQPLEGAEAGEEEDDDDDDEEDEEGSEDEVEKGEGEKFGDDDEEGGPELPTGLTGAFEDTSFASLASLVSENTLKGVKEMGFDHMTEIQHKSIRPLLEGRDILAAAKTGSGKTLAFLIPSIELIYKLKFMPRNGTGVVILSPTRELAMQTYGVMKELMTHHVHTFGLIMGGSNRTAEAQRLANGVNILVATPGRLLDHLQNTAGFMYKNLQCLIIDEADRILEVGFEEELKQIIKLLPKRRQTMLFSATQTRKVEDLARISLKKEPLYVGVDDNKDNATVDGLEQGYVVCPSEKRFMLLFTFLKKNRKKKLMVFFSSCMSVKFHYELLNYIDLPVMAIHGKQKQTKRTTTFFQFCNADSGILLCTDVAARGLDIPEVDWIVQYDPPDDPKEYIHRVGRTARGINGIGHALLILRPEELGFLRFLKQAKVPLSEFEFSWAKISDIQGQLGKLIEKNYYLHKSAQEAYKSYVRAYDSHSLKAIYSVNTLNLPMVALSFGFKVPPYVDLNVHSKGGLKMTKRGGGGGFGYQKGKGAHKAKIFKHVNKGKGDKRQFSR